The genomic stretch GTCTTTCTTGTATTTgttccttcttctttttttcttttcttttgcctTTCATCTATGTGCGCATCTGATCAAACCTTGTACTTGAGAAACATACTGGTTACTGCTTTGATCTTTGTGTACCCTGAAATCTCTCATTACCGTCGGCTATCAAAGTCTGTCTGTCAGTGAGTctgtttatatatattttttcatttgagtggAACAACATTTTTCACCTTATTAAGTAAGCAATTCTGTGTAACTAGCAGATATTTATTTCTACCACAACATTATGGTAAAAACAGGAGCTGGCGTCTCCGGTTGATGACTCGATGTCCTATCGCTCTAAATATGTTTGTTTCTTGTTCGAGATTTTTCTTCTTCAATCTTCATGTACTATCCGAGCGATCAGCATaaactagagctaaatctatgaTATCATTTTCTTATCTGTCAGAAGACGAACAACGAAAGCCATATTCAACGAAGCAGATAGAGGAGATAAGAAAACATATGTAACTTCTGGACATCGTACTGGACCCAATCAGTCCAACCTACGGTGAAACAGAAAGAGAGATTACATTGACAAAGGGAAGCATATGTATAAGCAAAAAGGAAAGAAAGATTGCAATGAAAGACAAAAGACGGAAATGTACGTAGCAGAGAGCTGTTTGTGTTTGGATTGAAGCCCGGGTAGGCAGCACACTTTCCTGCATCTATAACCTAATAGAGCATGTGTACAAGAGTTTTAAAAACAcatttccaaccttgatttttttTGGTAAGATAAAAAAAACACTATTAAACAACTCCCTATCTCAACTCTCGATCTCTCCGGTCTCCACATTTGGGGAATCGATATAATCACGCGGAAATATGCACACCTGTATCAATCATCCAATAAGGAGTAAAAACAAGGTTCAAGGCTCCTGATGCAATTGTACGAAAAAAAAGTATAATTAttgttttttagataatggataaaaATCCGGCCTCTACATCCGAGGATGTACACAGCCCATTATTACAGAACTTGGATCAAATGCAAAAGAGAAAGCCATAGTCTTATAAAAACGACCAGGACACTAGTTCAAACAATATAAATGTTTCCATCCTTTATTGGAAAACTCTAAAACAATGACTTCTAATTTCTTGCTCATCATCGAGAGCGCGTCCTTGGCTTGCTCTTCACGCTGCAATTGAGCCCAAAAGCGTAACCAGTACGCTCCCCTGAAAATGACCTGCATAATAGAGTTAGATTTTATTCTATTAAAAACAACATCATTACGGCATCTCCAAATAGCCCAAAACATAGCAGCCACCCGCACCCAAattaaatttttaatttttttattttgattagATAGCCAATTACCAAACATATGGCTGATTGATCTAGGTTGAGTCAGGTTGATATATTCGAAAATACTCTTTGATTTCTGGTGAAAAAAATGTCTTCTATCTTTATAGCAATATTTTAAGAATGATCGaagatttatttaaaaataattGGAGAACTGCTCGTAACTTTTTTTAGCCACCTGAAAACTTCATTGATTTCCCAATGGATACAACAAAACTGGTTCAACAAGATTCATATAGGGCACAGGGCAGATGTGCGCGTTTGCCTTTACACGAATGGATACACGtatagtatatatacatatacatacgtGGATGTCCACATCTATTCCATTTGTTTTCTCAATCtcaagaaaacaaaataaaactcaTACCGTCTTCTCGCATTTCGTCCGTGCTTTCAACCTGTTGGGTCGCTGGGCCGACCTGGGCTACAACACAGACGAGCCCAGTAAGCATTATGTTCCTTCCTGCGACGAGCCTACGAGCCCATTTGTTTCCAGCCCTTCCAAACTGAAATGATGGGCTCTGATTAGTACAGGCTTCCTCCATTTCCTTTGCAAAAAGGCATGGCCTTCAGGATGATGATGCTTGACTTGTGCTCTTTGTGGCCAAGCGCCTGAGACCACTAAACACATGTTCTCGCTAGGGAGCTTTGgttggcgccgccgcgccgttGGCCTGTCGACGCTCGTTCCTGAGAACGCCGAAGACACTGCTTCATGGTGACAACGGCATAGGTTTCACACCTCCGCGCGACCGGCTTTCGGCTCCTTGATGTTGAATATCTGCTGGAGCTTATGGAAGGAAAGGAACAACCGGACGTTTGTGAGACCTGCTATGGGAACCCTCGGGTTGTTCCGGCCAGTAGTGGCGGAGCCAGAGGACTAGGTTCAGACGCTCGCTGCAgctttgcacagtttggtcgcaAAACACAGGCGCAAATGTAACCATAATTATATGTAATCTACAGCTAGGTGTGCCGTCTCCGCTCACAATGGACCCTCGCCCATTGTGAATGTGCGCTtgtgtaagagcatctccaagggttttgcatttggagtttgcatttgagtaatttgccaaaaagctccaaaagaggtatccaatggttttgcatttggagtttgcaatttgggcaacttgacaaatgagggagcaaacttggcaaaaatgccaagctGTGGACGACTTTGCAAACCCGATCGCGTGTGCAAAGTCACGCGCGAGGAAAGCGCGTGCGCCTGGAGATCTTCTATTTTTATCgtttgccaagtccaaatgccaattcccttggagatgacctatttgtatcctttgcattttgttatgaGAGTTTGCAAATATcaacaaatgccaagtcaatttgccaaagcctttggagatgctctaacggtAACTGTTATCCTCTTAATAGAAAAGGGTGAATGGCCCGatcacagaaaaaaaaaatttgtaacCGATTTTTCCTTATTCGGGTAAAAAAGACTTttcccttatccaattctggcctACTCCTTTTCCTTTGAAAGATATTTTTTCGGTAATGATATCAACCGGTCGTCCGTCCTTTGACTCGTACGCCTGACGCATCTCAGTTCCGTGACTGCTTCCGCTCCCTCTACTCCCCTCATGGCCTCACTTGCTCCGTCTACACTCAATCTCCCTTGCGCCTGCGACCCTCCTACTCCCTCGCGCCCCTCTGTTCGCGCTCTCCACTACATCCACTCCCTGCTGCACCACCGCGCGCGTCTTTAGATTTGCTTGTGCCCCTGGAAGAAACGCGCTCGGGAAACCTTTGTTGTCGTTCTGCCTCCAGCGCTTCCTTCCTCCCTCCCCTCACCGGAGACGAGGACCTCTGCAGCGACTTCGGCATGGTAGGTCATCCTTCGCTAGATCTGGGCTCTTCACCTCGTCTTCCTCCTTTTCCTCTTTCGGATCTgagcctccttctccttctccttgaaGGGGCGTTGTGTTTTTGTGTTTTTGTacgatttttttttctgtttctcCCATGTTGCAATAGGGTTGTTGCGATATTGTAACATATGATTTTCAAATGTTGCATTAGGATTTTTAGGTCATTGCAATAGATGTGTTTTCCGATATTACAGTGCTTTGAGATGTTGCAATAGTAAATTTTTGATGTTGCAGCAACATAAATTTTGATGTTGCAATACATGGTTTTTTTCGatgttgcaatatttttttttgatgttgtagtatatatttttgaatgttgcaatattttttttatgttgcAGTATATATATTCGGATGTTGCAATGCATGTTTTTCATTATTGCAATACATATTTTTGCGATGTTGTAGTATTTACAATCCAATGTTGCACTACATATTTTTCccatatttttttttgcaatgttGCAGTTGAAGTGTTTCATGCTCTTTTGGGACAAGGGCACAGTCAGGGAGGGGACTACGTTGGGACTGAGGGACAGGGCAGTGGAAGACACGAGTTCCGATCTATCCCCTAGGATGCACAGAGGGCGGACACGCTTCCGTGCGCAGGGGGCAGTGGGGGGCAAGTGGGGTTCGTAACGGACATGCTCTTTTGGGACAAGGACACGGTTGAGGGGGGGGGACTGCGTTGGGACCGAGGGATAGGGCACGATTGGGGAGCGGAAGACATGAATTTTGATATATTCCCTACATTGCGCAGTGGACGGACAGACTTCCGTGTGCAGGGATAGTGGGGGCGAGCGGAGTTTGTAACGGACCGGTGTCCGGACGCACTCATGCGCCGGACGTCCAGGCGCTAGAACTTCCGATATTTTTTTATCTAGTACACCCTCTTTCTCTTACTTTTGCAAGTGCACGCTTCTCATTTTTGTTATTATTCTATATATAGTTGTTTCGTTGACCTTCTCTTTACAATTTGCTATATAGAAAATTAAGTGGACTGCCAGATTAATTTGCAAATAATCCGAAACAAAAACGTACTAAGTTTTAGAAAATTGGTTAATGGTAAAGCGGAAAGTACATGACCTATTTACAAATTAATTTGTAAACCAAACATTCTGCAACACTTGTACTTTTTTCTACCAAACATTCTGCAACATAGTACTTCTCCTTTTCGGCTGGTGAGGGCGTCAGGCAAATCGAATGATTCTTTTTTCATAGTTTGAAACCTACAAAGCTGCACATGGAATGTGGTACAACACAGTACCAGTATGTTCACTGTTCGCATGCAGATTTAGTCAGTGTGAAAAGAGTCAACAAACAAGAGAGCATGGCCCAGATGGCCGAAAAGTTAGCAGCTAGCTTTGAAACTCCATGTCCAACGACAAGCATCCAAAGCAAACTGATCATATAGCCAACAAAGTCCTAGAGGCAAGCGGGTGGTGGTTGACTATCACATGCTGTGAACAAGTCAGAAGTAATTTCTTATGATGATAGccagaaccagcacaagcacTCACGGTACCACGAGCTCACGGTTAAAATTTGGGTGGCCGTAGCACGACAGTTTGAATCCAATGCATGCATCCTGTAAAAGCCTGGTGTGTTCCTACTGTATTCGTCTTTAGTTCCCACCGTACCTAGCTAACGCAATATATCCATGCGTGAATCACACATCACAAGCCACACAAACATATAAAACAAAACAGTCAAGTTCATAGAAGGGTCAAAGACGCTCagagcatatatatataatatatatatatatatatatgcaatacATTAGCATTGGTGTGTGATAGACCGGTCGAAACTGACTACATTACAGGAATTACCATATATAGGTATATAATTACCATATATAGGTAAATTTGAAAATGACTATGGAATTTAGATATGTCATCAGTAGTGAGCACAAGGTTAATTAATTTTAGTATGCCATGAAGGTAGCACCAGAAATGAACGAAAGAAGTGGCACGCATGCAGTACTCTCTCATGATGAAAAGATCAACGAAAAGGCAGCTGAAATCTCAGCTGCATGCTCTTTCCCTGATCCTCTCAGATTCTTCATGCAACGTCGTTGGTAGCGCGTACGTACATCAGCTTATGCCGTATTTCATCTGACACATCTTTTCATGTCGGTATTAGCTACTAGAACCAAGGACTACACAATGATGCGTGCGACAAGGCCACACAGTTGGTACGTGCATGCATATTGCGCCGATGGTCGATTTAGTAGGGACCGAAGCTGCAGAGCCTGAGCTCAAGTGGCGGATCCCGGCCGCCGGAGACGTCGAAGAAGGAGAACTCCCTGCACTGCTCGCTGGCGGCGCTGCCCCTGACATACCGGACCTTCTCCGCCGCCTCCAGGTCCACGTACGACTTGAGAGGGAAGAGCTCCAGCGTCTCCACCTCCCTCGTCGGCCGCTCCCACGTCGCCTCCTGCTGCTCCACCACGTCCCTGACGTAGCCTGCATGCACGGATCGAGCACGGTCGATGTCAACAACCCGATCGAGCAGTTCATCATCTCAGGGCCACCGGCCAACACATGTATACGTTGTTGTAGTAGCTAGCTAGTAAAGACGATAtgtgtgctgctgctgctgctgcatgctTACATGTCACGGCCAGCCGGTGATGATGGTGGGCGTAGCTTCTGGCCTCCCGCTTGCTCTCTGGCGGCTGCAGCACGAGGTCGACGTCGGCCTCGGCGTCGTGCGAGGCGGCAGCAGCACGGCCGCCGTCTTCCTCgttgctgccgctgccgctgccgctgccactGTCGGGGGAggacgcgccgcggcggcgcttcTTGTGGTGGTGGCGCTCGCGGGCCTTGTGGTTCTGGAACCAGTAGAAGACGTTCTTGCTCTCCACCTTGCCGAAGGCGCTGAGGTGGGTGGAGATGCGCTGGATCTGCTCCGTGCTGGGCGTGCGCAGCCCCGCGCGGAAGAGCTCCGTCAGGACCTTCACCTGCTCCGCCGTAGGGTTCCACCGCCCGCACTTGACGCCTACCCGCCCGCTCAGCGCCTCCATGATCGTCGTCGATCTCGATCAGTACCTATAGATATATATCGATCGTAGCTACACTACTCCCCCCAAGTGTGGATCGGATTTGCTTCAGCTATATATGTGGGTTTGAGAAAGATCGATGAACGAATGCAAAATATcactactagctagctagcttctgCTTCTGATTTGGTTGCTTCCGGGATCTTCTTCCGGTCAGAGGAAATGCTGAAATCAATAGATGCGCAGAGGGGGTACTTATATAACCGGCGCAGGCCGGGGCAGTGCCGATCGAGGCCGTGGTCGTGGCAGTGGCTGTAGCGGATTCGAAGGTCTCGGTGCTTTCCTTTTGTTTTCCTTTCCTTTCTCGAACTATGCGAGGAGAGAAGAGCTCAAGAGGTGGGGAGGGAGAGCGAGGGAGACATGCGCAAAAGCTGCTGCCACTGTTTAGCAAAACGCTCTCTCTCGCGCGCGAGGGGAGGCGCGCCCGACATCCTTAAGCGCGATTGATAATGCGGTTTTGGTCGCCCATGCATGCAAATCTAAGTGCCGTCCTGTCGCGTAGCACCATGTCTTAGAATGAGCCCTGTTTGCCGAGAGAGTCCATGACCATGAGAGTGTATTCTAATAATCTAATGATGCCGAGGTGGCGGGTGCTGATTTGGGGTGCGCGGCGTCCCAAGGAGATCTCTGGCTCCTTGCATGGGTCGCGACCTAGTCGAAGGGAATCGATCGGCGGCGAGGACCAGCGCGCAGCAGCAGGCTCACGGCGCACGGGCGATCGGCGATCTGCAGGTTTTCGGAGTTCgctcggccggccggccggctggtCTCTACTGCTTGCGCGCTTTGAATAAACggccggcgcggcgcggcgtacGTGCTGACATCTATCTCTTGACGACTAGCATCTCTCTGAACAAGTTAAGCGGCAACAAGACAGAGACCCCTGCATCTGTCTCGCTGCAAACTACGGTTGCCAAGACGCATGACACCAGTTTCACAGAAAAATATAATCACCCTCGCTCTATTGTTTATCACTTTGTGTATAGTGATCGAGTTTGTATTTGCACGCGAGTTAATTATTGGTAGCTGCTGGAGGTCTTAATTTCTCCATGCGTTGGGCTGGGGAACCGACTTGGAGTCAAACCTGTCAGTGTGCATGCATGCTTGCCAAAATTAGTGTGATAAGTCGTGCATGCATGGGATTCAAAAGAGTGTCAGGGCGGGTAACATGTTGCATGGCCTTTTGTGTTCTGCCAACCAGCGCCCTATCTATCCGTTCCAGCTATATACGTCTCCCGATCGACCGATCCTGTTCTCACTAGCTAACTGTAGGCAGTAGTACCACGGCAATTCCATTGGTGAGGCAACTACACTGTTGACCATGTGAGTAGTAGCCGCGCGCCGCGGCCTGCGATCGATGGATAGCCCGCCTGCACCACGCCGGGCCGCGCTTATTTCACACGGACGGCGACAGCCACAAAGAACGTATATGGTACTAGTGGTACTAGGCGCCAATGGAACATGCCCAATCATCACGACGACGTGCATGCAAGTTAACGCAAAAACGCGAGCGCCGTACGTGCGTGACACACTCGATCCGGCCGAATTCCTGTCGTCTGCTTGCTACTAGTAGTAGCTTTAATTTGCACAAACTCTCATCAGCGCCAGCTCAAAAAGGTGTGTGGCAGCATCAGTCACGTTCCAAAAACAACAACCAGGAGACCATACGTACGAGGCTAAGCAAggcaatgcatgcatgcagtccTCTCATAGCAGTCTCATGCATGCGCCGGACAAACAAGCTAGACCAGCTCTCGTCACTCGCCGCTCGCTCGTGATCCGGCTTCTTGTTCGGAGTGCGCGCGCACTCTAGcacgtagtagtagtagtagtagtagtagcttaGTTGGGTCACAGTCACACCCGTTAAGTCCGCGGAGATACATGGAGCTTTTCGACGACCATGAGCATGAGCTCCTGAAAAGCTGAGGCGGATGTCATGCTTTTGGGGCGTCGCTCGGCAGATACCAATGATAGGGCCACACGGCCCGGCCGCGTCAGGGGCGAGCAGTCGGAATGAGATCGCGAGCGGCCGCTCCGGAAAGCGGCGGCAGCACCACCTCATTCCTTTTGCTTTGCCAAGTTTTTTAAGTCACGGCCGGCTCCCGGGGGCAACCCTGCCGTGTGCCGTGCCCTTTGAATAATGCCGGCCGGGGCGCCGCAAGGTCCGCAGCGCACCGCCGGTCGTCGTCTACGGTGTTTGTGTGGAATGCCCATGGCGTCGATCGCGCGCCCTGCTAGCTAGTACTAGTAGCTTGCTCCATCGGCAGGCATGCAGTCCAgtcgcgggcgggcgggcgcgcGCGTCGGTCGTGGCGCCGGCCGTGCCGGCTTTACGGCCTTTGGGCGTTCCCGAGCGCGCCGTGCACGGAAAATCCGTGCTGCGTGGGAGCCAATTCCCGAGGAATTGGCGCGCGGACGGCCGGGTCGCGTCGGGCCTTCGGCTAGCCGGAGGATCGGATCGCGCCCCCGGCCTCAGCGTGGTCCAGCGCTCCAAAGACGTCGTGATTGCTAACGTGCCGCCGAGCCGGGGGGATTATGTATTAGTTAACTCGCGATCGCGCAATCCTGTCTCGCGTGACGAATGGATGGATTTGGATTGGGGGGAGGACGCGACGCGCGACGGGAGCCATGATTGGTTTCTCCTCCTGATCGATCGGCCTAGCTCGCCGAATCGTTTACGTGTGCGTCTTTTCGTGGCAAAAGTGATTGACGTGCATGCATGGAGGAGATCCTTTTTATCATGCACAGGTGTGCGTGTGTTGAAGGCTCGTGCCCGTGCATGCGAGCATCAACCGGCTCCTCCGGGTAAAGCTGTTTTGGGCCGGGGCATGATAATAATTATCGTGGCTTTGCTTGGATGATTTGTTATATATGGTGTGTTTATTTGGTCGGTATCCTAATCCTTGTTTTGTTTGTAATTAAGGGATCACGCTGTGCTTGATTATTAGCTATATAGGACTACTTTGTGTCTCCGACAGGGCATCATCAAAAGTAAAGCAAATTGGAATTTGTGGAGCTTAAATGCATGGGGGCTTATAGTAGTAAGTATGGAGAAAGTTAAGTATGGATCATTATAGCTGCCTCGTGGGATACCTGAAAGATCATATAGCAAGATCCATGCATCTGGTGGCAATAATAATTACCTCTCCATATTCCTGCCCCAATAGATAGTGAACAACCCGTAGATTTCACAAACGTAAAAGAATCTCCTGAAATATGTATGTACTATACGTCTGCATAGCCTGATCACAGGAGTCAGGACAAGCAATTTCAGGGTCAACACATACGTAGTACagtcaatacaatcagacagaCTCATGTGTAGATGAATATGGTCAATGCGGTCAAATTGATAAACAAGTAGAGTGATGCCGGAAGGCCGTTGTCCTGACGTGTTCGTCGAAAACAGATTCGACCTCGTCACTTTGATCACTCGCGATTCTTTTTATCCTCGCGCGTACAACCACCTGGGATTTGATCTAATATAACCATTCTGAGAGGCCTTAGCTTCTcgcgcgcgcgcaccctccGGCCGCCCGGTC from Sorghum bicolor cultivar BTx623 chromosome 3, Sorghum_bicolor_NCBIv3, whole genome shotgun sequence encodes the following:
- the LOC8060112 gene encoding WUSCHEL-related homeobox 9, coding for MEALSGRVGVKCGRWNPTAEQVKVLTELFRAGLRTPSTEQIQRISTHLSAFGKVESKNVFYWFQNHKARERHHHKKRRRGASSPDSGSGSGSGSNEEDGGRAAAASHDAEADVDLVLQPPESKREARSYAHHHHRLAVTCYVRDVVEQQEATWERPTREVETLELFPLKSYVDLEAAEKVRYVRGSAASEQCREFSFFDVSGGRDPPLELRLCSFGPY